The following coding sequences lie in one Vibrio sp. BS-M-Sm-2 genomic window:
- the ilvG gene encoding acetolactate synthase 2 catalytic subunit has product MKGAELVVSALKQQGIETVFGYPGGAIMPIYDALYDGGVEHILCRHEQGAAMAAIGMARATQDVAVCMATSGPGATNLVTGLADAFMDSIPLVAITGQVASSHIGTDAFQEMDVIGMSLSCTKHSYLVTDIEELAPTLAEAFVVAKSGRPGPVIVDIAKDVQLAEAPVKTLPEFTPPAIPVATTDAIEQAQYFLSQATRPVLYVGGGVQLAKATDAVREFLRLNPMPAVSTLKGLGTIERDDPHYLGMLGMHGTKAANLVVQESDLLIVVGARFDDRVTGKLDTFAPHAKVIHIDIDAAEFSKLRLANAPIRGDINKIMPQLELSQDISSWVHHSEGLRSSFKWRYDHPGDLIFAPLLLKQLSDMMPASSIVSTDVGQHQMWAAQHIQPRDPQNFITSAGLGTMGFGLPAAMGASVGRPDDQSILISGDGSFMMNVQELGTLKRRQIPVKMVLLNNSRLGMVRQWQSLFFDGRHSETILDDNPDFVMLAKAFDIPGKTITRKEEVEPALKEMLESKTAYLLHVLIDEEENVWPLVPPGASNSEMLENT; this is encoded by the coding sequence ATGAAAGGCGCAGAACTAGTCGTATCCGCACTCAAGCAACAAGGAATTGAGACCGTATTTGGTTACCCAGGCGGTGCCATCATGCCAATCTACGATGCACTTTATGATGGCGGGGTTGAGCATATCCTATGTCGTCATGAGCAAGGCGCTGCAATGGCCGCGATCGGTATGGCTCGTGCAACACAAGATGTCGCTGTTTGTATGGCAACCTCGGGACCAGGTGCAACGAACCTAGTCACTGGCCTTGCAGATGCCTTTATGGATTCAATCCCATTGGTTGCTATCACAGGTCAGGTTGCAAGTTCCCACATTGGTACCGATGCATTCCAAGAGATGGATGTGATTGGTATGTCTCTGTCATGTACCAAGCACAGTTACCTAGTTACCGACATTGAAGAATTGGCTCCAACCCTAGCTGAAGCCTTTGTAGTAGCGAAGTCTGGCCGCCCAGGTCCAGTTATCGTCGATATTGCTAAAGATGTTCAACTAGCAGAAGCTCCTGTTAAAACTCTCCCAGAATTTACTCCACCAGCGATTCCTGTTGCAACAACCGATGCTATTGAGCAGGCACAGTACTTTTTGTCTCAAGCTACCCGCCCTGTTTTATACGTAGGTGGTGGTGTTCAACTCGCTAAAGCGACCGATGCTGTTCGTGAGTTCTTACGCCTTAACCCGATGCCTGCAGTAAGTACATTGAAAGGCTTGGGTACTATCGAACGTGACGACCCACACTACCTTGGCATGTTGGGCATGCACGGCACCAAAGCCGCTAACCTAGTGGTTCAAGAGAGTGACCTGCTGATTGTTGTTGGCGCTCGTTTCGATGACCGAGTAACCGGTAAGCTTGATACCTTTGCACCACACGCGAAAGTTATCCATATCGATATTGATGCCGCTGAGTTCAGCAAACTGCGTCTTGCTAATGCGCCAATTCGTGGTGACATCAACAAGATCATGCCTCAGTTGGAACTAAGCCAAGACATCTCATCTTGGGTTCACCACTCTGAAGGGCTTCGTAGCTCATTCAAATGGCGCTACGACCACCCAGGTGATCTGATCTTTGCTCCGCTACTGTTGAAGCAACTGTCAGACATGATGCCAGCAAGCTCTATTGTTTCGACCGATGTTGGCCAACACCAAATGTGGGCAGCTCAACACATTCAACCTCGCGATCCACAGAACTTCATCACCTCTGCCGGTTTAGGCACCATGGGCTTTGGCTTACCAGCCGCTATGGGTGCGTCGGTTGGGCGTCCTGATGACCAATCTATACTTATCTCTGGTGATGGGTCGTTCATGATGAACGTGCAAGAACTTGGCACGCTGAAACGCCGCCAAATCCCAGTGAAGATGGTGCTTCTAAATAACTCTCGCTTGGGTATGGTTCGCCAATGGCAATCATTGTTCTTCGATGGCCGCCACAGTGAAACCATCCTAGATGACAACCCAGACTTCGTGATGCTAGCGAAAGCCTTCGATATCCCGGGTAAAACCATCACGCGTAAAGAAGAAGTAGAACCAGCATTGAAAGAGATGCTTGAGAGCAAAACCGCTTACCTACTTCATGTTCTTATCGATGAAGAAGAGAACGTATGGCCACTAGTACCGCCAGGTGCTTCAAACAGTGAGATGTTGGAGAACACATAA
- a CDS encoding YifB family Mg chelatase-like AAA ATPase → MGLAIIHSRASVGVEAPEVTVEVHISNGMPGFTLVGLPETTVKESKDRVRSAIINSRFEFPSKRITVNLAPADLPKEGGRFDLPIALGILVASDQLPTSKIAQHEFIGELALSGELRSVKGVLPATLAADSVERCLVVPHHNGDQAALVGKGAHKSAQTLLEVCADMCGQTQLGLYRTEHHQADVSVLRDLQDIIGQQQGKRALEIAAAGNHNLLFLGPPGTGKTMLASRLRDLLPEMSDDEAMETASVASLTQQEINQYNWKQRPFRSPHHSSSMAALVGGGSVPRPGEISLAHNGLLFLDEMPEFERKVLDSLREPLESGEIIISRAAGKTRFPARFQLVGALNPSPTGYYEGNQARANPQIILRYLNRLSGPLLDRFDMSLEIPLLPKGMLAEGGDRGETTQVVKHRVKQARQTMLSRNHKSNALLGSREIEKYCPLRREDAEFLETALHRLGLSIRAYHRIIKVARTIADLDGNEQIEKKHLSEALGYRAMDRLLKQLTAQAV, encoded by the coding sequence ATGGGACTCGCGATAATTCATAGTCGAGCTAGTGTTGGTGTAGAGGCGCCAGAAGTGACTGTTGAGGTGCATATAAGCAATGGAATGCCTGGCTTTACGTTAGTGGGTCTACCTGAAACAACGGTTAAGGAATCTAAAGATCGAGTAAGAAGTGCGATCATCAATTCTCGCTTTGAATTTCCATCAAAAAGAATCACGGTCAACCTCGCTCCTGCCGATTTACCCAAAGAAGGAGGTCGTTTCGATTTGCCAATCGCGCTTGGGATTTTAGTGGCATCTGATCAGCTTCCGACATCAAAGATCGCACAGCATGAATTCATCGGTGAGTTGGCGCTGTCTGGAGAGCTGCGTTCAGTAAAGGGCGTGTTGCCTGCGACGTTAGCTGCCGATAGCGTCGAACGATGCTTAGTTGTTCCACACCATAACGGTGATCAGGCTGCGCTAGTGGGCAAGGGAGCCCATAAATCTGCGCAAACCTTGTTGGAGGTTTGTGCTGACATGTGTGGACAGACTCAGCTTGGCCTATATAGAACGGAACATCATCAGGCTGATGTTTCAGTGCTTCGCGACCTACAAGATATTATCGGCCAACAACAAGGTAAGCGAGCTCTGGAGATAGCAGCCGCTGGAAATCACAACTTACTTTTCCTTGGCCCTCCAGGAACTGGCAAGACTATGTTGGCGTCTCGTCTGCGTGATTTGTTACCTGAAATGAGTGATGACGAGGCGATGGAAACTGCATCGGTCGCTTCGTTAACGCAGCAAGAGATCAATCAGTACAACTGGAAGCAACGACCTTTTCGATCCCCTCACCATTCAAGCTCAATGGCGGCATTGGTGGGAGGAGGCTCAGTGCCTCGCCCCGGAGAGATCTCTTTGGCGCATAACGGCTTATTGTTCTTGGATGAGATGCCAGAGTTTGAGCGTAAGGTGCTCGATTCATTACGTGAGCCACTAGAGTCGGGCGAGATTATTATCTCCCGTGCAGCGGGCAAGACGCGTTTCCCTGCGCGCTTTCAGTTGGTCGGTGCACTCAACCCAAGTCCAACAGGTTACTACGAAGGTAATCAAGCGCGGGCTAACCCACAGATAATCTTGCGCTATCTCAACCGCTTATCTGGCCCCTTGCTAGATAGGTTCGATATGTCATTGGAGATACCTCTATTGCCCAAGGGAATGTTGGCCGAAGGAGGTGACCGAGGTGAAACCACCCAAGTCGTAAAGCACAGGGTCAAACAGGCTCGTCAAACCATGTTATCTCGCAACCATAAATCAAATGCTTTACTCGGCAGTCGAGAAATTGAGAAGTATTGCCCACTGCGACGTGAAGATGCGGAGTTTCTTGAGACAGCACTCCATCGATTGGGGCTGTCGATTCGTGCCTATCACCGAATCATTAAGGTAGCGCGAACCATTGCTGACCTTGACGGTAACGAGCAGATAGAAAAGAAACACCTATCGGAAGCGCTGGGCTATCGAGCGATGGACCGATTGTTGAAGCAACTCACGGCTCAAGCTGTGTAG
- a CDS encoding IS3 family transposase: MALTLKGKYPLKHLLHTLQLAKSVFYYQAQTSKRPNSYERELRLIKSIYHEHKGRYGYRRIHLELKNQGFVLNHKTVQRLMAQLNLKSTVRIKKYRSYRGESGTAAPNVLERDFSATQPDEKWVTDVTEFKVKEQKVYLSPVVDLFTQEVVAYRVAKSACLPLVTDMLTEAISKLKPNSKPIIHSDQGWQYRHRQYQKKVAESGLTQSMSRKGNCLDNAVAENFFALLKTEMYHNQSFEDADALIEQIKEYIEYYNTKRIKVKLKGLTPIEYRTQALKAA, from the coding sequence ATAGCTCTAACTCTTAAAGGCAAGTACCCGTTGAAGCACTTACTGCACACTCTACAGCTGGCAAAAAGTGTCTTTTATTATCAGGCTCAAACGAGCAAGCGCCCAAATAGCTACGAACGTGAGCTGCGGTTGATAAAGTCAATTTATCATGAGCATAAGGGCCGATACGGCTACCGCCGTATTCACTTGGAATTAAAAAATCAGGGGTTCGTGCTTAACCACAAAACGGTTCAAAGGCTTATGGCTCAGCTCAACCTTAAATCGACGGTCAGGATTAAAAAGTATCGTTCATACCGAGGAGAGTCTGGAACAGCTGCTCCTAACGTGCTTGAAAGAGATTTTAGTGCGACTCAACCCGACGAAAAGTGGGTAACTGATGTCACGGAGTTCAAAGTCAAAGAGCAGAAAGTATACTTGTCTCCCGTTGTCGACTTGTTTACTCAGGAAGTGGTTGCTTATAGAGTGGCCAAAAGTGCCTGCTTGCCGCTAGTCACGGATATGCTGACGGAAGCCATATCAAAGCTTAAACCCAACTCAAAGCCAATTATACATAGCGATCAAGGTTGGCAATATCGCCATCGACAGTATCAAAAAAAGGTAGCGGAGAGTGGGTTAACACAAAGCATGTCGAGAAAAGGTAACTGCTTGGATAATGCGGTTGCTGAAAACTTTTTTGCTTTACTCAAAACAGAGATGTATCACAACCAAAGCTTTGAAGATGCAGATGCTCTGATAGAGCAAATTAAAGAATACATCGAGTACTACAATACCAAACGTATAAAAGTGAAACTAAAAGGCCTGACTCCGATAGAATATCGAACTCAGGCCTTGAAAGCCGCTTAA
- a CDS encoding helix-turn-helix domain-containing protein, translating to MSKYSRELKCIIAKQYLDGTSSLYLAKQYSISSRQIRYWAQVFAIHGTDSFLPTNHAATAQTKRKALNLMWTNEWSLTHTSAVLNLSSPGILSVWLKRFNELGIKGLKMRQKGRPSMKQQPQRTTKPDNEMTLEELKEELVYLRTENAVLKKLEELEQEKNRRTKKKRS from the coding sequence ATGTCCAAATATAGCCGAGAGCTAAAATGTATCATTGCTAAGCAATACTTAGATGGCACGTCATCTCTCTACTTAGCAAAACAATATTCAATTTCTTCAAGACAGATACGGTATTGGGCTCAAGTCTTTGCCATCCATGGTACTGATTCATTTTTACCAACTAACCATGCGGCTACTGCTCAGACAAAACGAAAAGCATTGAATTTAATGTGGACGAATGAATGGTCTCTCACGCACACTAGCGCAGTATTAAACCTCTCATCCCCTGGGATACTCTCAGTCTGGCTCAAACGATTTAATGAGCTCGGTATCAAAGGGCTCAAAATGCGCCAGAAAGGAAGACCCTCAATGAAACAGCAACCTCAACGTACCACTAAGCCTGATAATGAAATGACGCTTGAGGAGCTAAAAGAGGAGTTGGTTTACTTACGAACCGAGAATGCCGTTCTAAAAAAGTTGGAAGAGTTGGAGCAGGAAAAAAACCGTCGAACAAAGAAAAAGCGGTCATAG
- a CDS encoding DUF2860 domain-containing protein encodes MKIKITLLALSVVTSPAFAKLADEQGFSGEISINTGVTSSSSNFNTDADSTLSSNKQKASSESSFLVAPLGSVAYTFGEKLNHQVYTGTARDDVATGTVVLEVGYKYQLESGMTIDASILPTIMSGETWADPYNTTSARSKTDETGNAFRLTLESIAGSAFSLDMAYATKDVKDDRVEDALKRDADTFYLKGQYRQPISRTMMLVPSLIYQSSSADGKAASYEQFGGEVSLFGGMGRHQYALTAGYKQRSYDASSITFQKKRSDDNINLFAAYEYDQFMDWENWSFVSLAGYGTSDSNITFYDESQYIVSLGLNYKF; translated from the coding sequence ATGAAAATAAAAATCACACTTCTCGCATTAAGCGTTGTTACTTCGCCAGCCTTTGCCAAACTTGCAGACGAACAAGGTTTCAGTGGTGAAATCTCTATCAATACCGGGGTAACCTCTTCCTCCTCAAATTTTAATACCGATGCTGATAGCACCCTCTCATCAAATAAACAGAAAGCCTCATCTGAAAGCTCATTTCTTGTCGCACCTTTAGGCAGTGTCGCTTACACCTTTGGTGAAAAGCTGAACCATCAGGTTTACACAGGTACCGCGCGTGATGATGTGGCGACGGGTACTGTTGTGCTTGAGGTTGGTTATAAATACCAACTAGAGTCAGGCATGACCATCGATGCTTCGATTCTGCCAACTATTATGTCTGGCGAGACTTGGGCCGATCCGTACAACACGACGTCAGCTCGCAGCAAAACCGACGAGACGGGTAATGCCTTTCGTTTAACACTAGAGAGCATCGCTGGCTCTGCTTTCTCTTTAGACATGGCCTACGCCACCAAAGATGTGAAAGATGATCGAGTTGAAGACGCGCTAAAACGCGACGCCGATACTTTCTACCTGAAAGGTCAATATCGTCAGCCAATCAGTCGTACCATGATGTTAGTACCGTCACTGATCTACCAATCAAGTTCTGCAGATGGCAAAGCTGCCTCTTATGAACAGTTTGGCGGTGAGGTAAGCTTATTTGGCGGCATGGGACGTCATCAATACGCACTAACGGCGGGTTACAAACAACGCTCTTACGATGCGAGCAGCATTACTTTCCAAAAGAAACGCAGTGACGATAACATCAATCTATTCGCCGCGTATGAATATGATCAATTCATGGATTGGGAAAACTGGTCGTTTGTTTCTCTTGCGGGCTACGGTACTAGTGACTCGAACATTACCTTCTATGATGAGTCTCAATACATCGTCTCACTCGGCCTGAACTACAAGTTCTAA
- a CDS encoding thiol:disulfide interchange protein DsbA/DsbL, with protein MKKLFAFFSLIMLSLSAHAAKFNEGEHYKVLNLEASKKPMVTEFFSFYCPHCNSFEPIIQQLKQQLPKDAKLQKNHVSFMGGNMGLPMSKAYATMIALKVEDKMVPVMFNRIHTMNKPPRDEAELRQIFLDEGVDAKKFDAAYNGFAVDSMVRRFDKAFKDSGLSGVPAVVVNNRYLVEAQGINSLDEYFELVNFLLKK; from the coding sequence ATGAAAAAGCTATTCGCATTTTTCTCATTGATCATGTTGAGCCTTTCAGCTCACGCTGCGAAATTTAACGAAGGTGAACACTATAAAGTTCTCAACCTAGAAGCATCAAAAAAACCAATGGTGACAGAATTCTTCTCTTTCTACTGCCCACACTGTAATAGCTTTGAGCCAATCATCCAGCAGCTAAAACAACAGCTACCTAAAGACGCTAAGCTACAAAAGAACCATGTTTCATTCATGGGTGGCAACATGGGTCTGCCAATGAGCAAGGCTTATGCGACGATGATTGCACTGAAAGTTGAAGACAAAATGGTGCCAGTGATGTTTAACCGCATCCACACCATGAACAAGCCACCACGTGATGAAGCAGAACTGCGTCAAATCTTCCTAGACGAAGGTGTTGATGCGAAGAAGTTCGATGCTGCGTATAACGGCTTTGCAGTAGATTCGATGGTTCGTCGCTTCGACAAAGCATTCAAAGACAGCGGCCTTTCTGGTGTACCTGCTGTTGTAGTTAACAACCGTTACTTAGTAGAAGCGCAAGGTATTAACTCTCTCGATGAGTACTTCGAGCTGGTTAACTTCTTGTTAAAGAAGTAA
- a CDS encoding serine/threonine protein kinase, with translation MTMQAFNFDNLTPDFMWYALESIGVRAESGLLALNSYENRVYQFTDEDRKRYVVKFYRPQHWNKAQIQEEHDFALELIEQEMPIAPPMRINGATLHEYQGYLFALFESVGGRQYEVDNLDQLEGVGRFLGRIHKASAGRTFQHRPTISLDEYLYQPRKILENSQFIPTHLENAFFNDVDLLIKELESQWPSNIENIRLHGDCHPGNILWRDGPMFVDLDDARNGPAIQDLWMLLNGERQDKLMQLDILLESYQEFCDFNTAQLKLIEPLRGLRMVHYMAWLAKRWHDPAFPLAFPWFNDPKYWEQQVLACKEQIATLQEPPLSLMPQW, from the coding sequence ATGACGATGCAAGCCTTTAACTTTGATAACCTGACTCCTGACTTCATGTGGTACGCACTGGAGAGCATCGGAGTTCGCGCTGAATCCGGGCTTCTCGCTCTCAACAGTTACGAAAACCGTGTATATCAGTTCACCGATGAAGATCGTAAGCGCTACGTCGTTAAGTTTTATCGTCCGCAACACTGGAACAAAGCACAGATCCAAGAAGAGCATGACTTCGCACTCGAGCTTATCGAACAAGAGATGCCAATTGCACCTCCAATGCGAATCAACGGTGCAACCTTACATGAATACCAAGGCTACCTATTTGCCTTGTTTGAAAGTGTCGGCGGCAGACAGTATGAAGTGGATAACCTAGACCAACTGGAAGGCGTAGGCCGTTTTCTTGGTCGTATTCATAAAGCCAGCGCGGGAAGAACATTCCAGCATCGCCCGACAATCAGCTTAGATGAATACCTTTATCAGCCACGTAAGATTCTAGAGAATTCTCAGTTTATCCCGACGCACCTAGAAAACGCGTTCTTCAATGACGTTGACCTTCTGATAAAAGAGCTAGAGAGCCAGTGGCCGAGCAACATTGAGAATATCCGCCTGCACGGTGACTGCCACCCTGGCAATATTTTGTGGCGCGATGGGCCAATGTTCGTCGATCTTGATGACGCACGTAACGGCCCTGCGATACAAGATCTGTGGATGCTGCTCAATGGCGAGCGCCAAGATAAGCTGATGCAACTGGATATTCTGCTAGAGAGTTATCAAGAGTTTTGCGATTTTAATACCGCACAACTGAAACTAATCGAGCCGCTACGCGGTCTACGTATGGTGCATTACATGGCATGGTTGGCGAAACGATGGCACGATCCAGCGTTTCCTCTCGCCTTCCCATGGTTTAATGATCCGAAATATTGGGAGCAACAAGTACTTGCTTGTAAAGAGCAAATTGCTACCCTGCAAGAGCCACCACTTTCGTTAATGCCTCAGTGGTAA
- the ccoG gene encoding cytochrome c oxidase accessory protein CcoG, which produces MSQDKIDIKDVTPKTFNPKTHKGNGDRFNPSNRIYVRESKGKFQQLRRYGGWFLLLLFALIPWIPFGERQAILLDIGSQQFNFFGTTLYPQDLTLLAILFMIAAFGLFFITTFLGRVWCGYLCPQTVWTFMYIWFEEKLEGAANKRRKQDLGKLTTNLILRKTVKHIAWWAIAIATGLTFVGYFIPIKELVVGFFTFNSSFWPVFWVLFFAGCTYANAGWMRSIVCLHMCPYARFQSAMFDKDTFIVGYDTERGESRGPRSRKADPKELGLGDCIDCNLCVQVCPTGIDIRDGLQYECINCGACIDACDNTMERMGYEKGLINYTTEHRLEGHSTKVMRPKLLGYGAILIVMLGLFFVQIASVDPAGLSVLRDRNQLFRVNSLGLVENTYTLKVINKTQQEQEYKLDVSGLPDSIWYGKQKITVDPGEVLNLPISLGADPEKLSSPVSTIQFILSDNEEFTMEVESRFIKKL; this is translated from the coding sequence ATGAGTCAGGATAAAATCGATATCAAAGATGTGACTCCTAAAACCTTTAACCCGAAAACACATAAAGGTAATGGAGATCGATTTAACCCAAGTAACCGAATCTATGTTCGAGAAAGCAAAGGTAAATTCCAACAACTGCGTCGCTATGGCGGTTGGTTCTTACTTTTACTTTTTGCGCTTATCCCATGGATTCCATTTGGTGAACGCCAAGCGATCTTGCTCGATATCGGCAGCCAACAGTTCAACTTCTTTGGCACCACCTTATACCCACAAGATCTGACCCTACTCGCGATCCTATTTATGATTGCCGCGTTTGGCTTATTCTTCATAACCACCTTCTTAGGCCGTGTCTGGTGTGGCTATTTATGTCCGCAAACCGTCTGGACCTTCATGTACATTTGGTTCGAAGAGAAACTAGAAGGGGCTGCCAATAAGCGAAGAAAACAAGACTTAGGCAAACTGACAACCAATTTAATCCTCAGAAAAACTGTCAAACACATTGCGTGGTGGGCGATTGCCATTGCGACGGGTTTAACTTTTGTTGGTTACTTCATCCCGATCAAAGAGTTAGTGGTTGGTTTCTTTACCTTTAATTCATCGTTCTGGCCAGTGTTTTGGGTACTGTTCTTTGCAGGCTGCACCTATGCTAATGCAGGTTGGATGCGTTCAATTGTTTGTCTGCACATGTGTCCTTACGCGCGTTTCCAATCGGCAATGTTCGATAAAGACACCTTCATTGTGGGCTACGATACAGAACGCGGTGAAAGCCGTGGCCCCCGATCTCGCAAGGCTGATCCAAAAGAGCTTGGTCTAGGCGATTGTATTGACTGTAATTTATGCGTTCAAGTGTGCCCAACGGGTATCGATATCCGTGACGGTCTACAATACGAATGCATTAACTGTGGCGCGTGTATTGATGCCTGTGACAACACCATGGAACGAATGGGCTATGAAAAAGGCCTGATCAACTACACCACCGAGCACAGACTTGAAGGCCACTCAACCAAGGTAATGCGTCCTAAGCTGTTGGGCTATGGAGCCATCTTAATCGTGATGCTGGGCCTATTCTTCGTGCAAATCGCGAGTGTTGATCCTGCTGGCCTAAGTGTTCTACGTGACAGAAATCAGCTGTTTAGGGTCAATAGCCTAGGGTTGGTTGAAAACACCTACACCTTGAAAGTGATCAACAAGACTCAACAAGAGCAAGAGTACAAACTCGATGTTAGCGGACTGCCCGATTCGATCTGGTATGGCAAACAGAAGATTACTGTCGATCCAGGCGAGGTTTTGAACCTACCTATCAGTTTAGGCGCCGACCCAGAAAAACTGAGCTCACCAGTTTCGACAATTCAGTTTATACTCTCGGATAATGAAGAGTTTACGATGGAAGTCGAAAGCCGCTTTATCAAGAAGCTCTGA
- a CDS encoding YihD family protein, protein MKCHRIEELLELMEPEWQKDQELNLLEFIIKLSKEAGYQGKLEELTDDVLIYHLKMRNSEKDEMIPGLKKDQEDDFKTAILKARGLL, encoded by the coding sequence ATGAAGTGTCACCGCATTGAAGAACTGCTTGAACTGATGGAGCCTGAATGGCAAAAAGATCAAGAGCTTAACCTATTAGAGTTCATCATTAAGCTATCAAAAGAAGCAGGCTACCAAGGCAAACTTGAAGAACTGACTGATGATGTTCTTATCTACCATCTTAAAATGCGTAACAGCGAAAAAGATGAAATGATCCCGGGTCTGAAAAAAGACCAAGAAGATGATTTCAAAACCGCAATTCTAAAAGCGCGTGGCCTTCTTTAG
- a CDS encoding sporulation protein, whose protein sequence is MSFLKKTLASFGIGSAKVDSVLQQEVLYPGQKASIIVHVYGGAQPQEIDNIDLNLCCRYVKEVTMNSQRQEGGQTRRMHQTYSLAKWSLPYAFVIQPGETRDFECEFDVPLNTPVTIGDSKVWLETGLDIAMAIDPSDKDILTVRPDALLDGIFNELEAQGLRIRQVECEAVEGFELPFVQEFEFVPTTGPYHGRWRELEVVAYHDETELKLWFEIDRNRDGAKGMLASLLGIGQLQRQLSVPLDTSPEDAGKMVLEYLDSAS, encoded by the coding sequence ATGTCGTTCTTAAAGAAAACGTTAGCAAGTTTTGGTATTGGGTCGGCCAAGGTCGATTCTGTGTTGCAACAGGAAGTGCTGTATCCAGGGCAGAAGGCGAGCATTATTGTGCATGTGTATGGTGGCGCTCAGCCACAGGAGATCGACAATATCGATCTTAATCTGTGTTGTCGTTACGTAAAAGAAGTCACCATGAACTCACAAAGGCAAGAGGGCGGTCAAACACGCCGTATGCACCAGACCTATTCATTAGCAAAATGGAGTCTGCCGTATGCCTTTGTTATTCAACCGGGTGAAACCCGTGATTTTGAATGTGAGTTTGATGTCCCGCTGAATACACCGGTCACGATTGGTGACTCAAAGGTGTGGCTTGAAACCGGGCTGGACATTGCGATGGCGATTGATCCATCGGATAAAGATATCTTAACGGTTCGTCCTGATGCACTCCTCGATGGTATTTTTAACGAACTTGAAGCCCAAGGCCTGCGCATTCGCCAAGTCGAGTGTGAAGCGGTGGAAGGTTTTGAGTTACCATTTGTGCAAGAGTTCGAATTTGTTCCTACGACTGGCCCTTATCATGGCCGCTGGCGTGAATTGGAGGTGGTTGCATACCACGATGAAACAGAGCTCAAGCTGTGGTTTGAGATCGATAGAAATCGCGATGGTGCCAAAGGCATGTTAGCGAGCTTGCTTGGTATTGGTCAGTTACAACGCCAATTGAGCGTCCCGCTTGATACCTCACCAGAAGATGCCGGCAAGATGGTGCTTGAGTATCTAGATAGCGCCTCTTAG
- a CDS encoding hemolysin III family protein, protein MSASSASEYSDIEERANAITHGLGVVLGVVGLILLLVRAFDYQADMLTVASMAIYGSSIILLFLASTLYHSITTEKTKRLLKTLDHCAIYLLIAGSYTPFLLVGLRTPLAMGLMAVIWGIALVGITMKIAFVYRFKRLSLFIYLAMGWLSLIVVYQLAMNIEIGGLVLLALGGVIYSLGVIFYVTKRIPYNHAIWHLFVLAGCACHFFAIYLYVTPV, encoded by the coding sequence ATGTCTGCATCATCAGCCAGCGAATACAGCGACATCGAAGAACGCGCTAATGCGATAACCCATGGCTTGGGCGTCGTGCTTGGCGTGGTTGGTCTGATCTTGTTGCTGGTTCGCGCGTTTGATTACCAAGCCGACATGTTGACTGTTGCTAGTATGGCAATCTATGGCAGCAGCATTATCCTGCTCTTTCTTGCTTCCACGCTCTATCACTCGATCACCACAGAGAAGACCAAGCGTTTATTGAAAACCCTCGATCACTGTGCGATTTATTTACTGATCGCAGGTAGCTACACCCCGTTTTTATTGGTTGGTTTAAGAACCCCACTGGCGATGGGCTTGATGGCGGTTATTTGGGGAATTGCGCTGGTCGGTATCACCATGAAGATTGCCTTCGTCTACCGATTTAAGCGCTTATCGTTGTTCATTTATTTAGCTATGGGCTGGCTGTCGTTGATTGTGGTGTATCAACTGGCGATGAATATCGAAATAGGCGGCTTGGTGTTATTGGCGCTCGGTGGCGTGATCTACTCGTTGGGTGTTATTTTCTATGTGACAAAACGCATCCCGTACAACCACGCCATCTGGCACTTGTTTGTTTTGGCGGGCTGCGCTTGCCATTTCTTCGCTATTTATTTGTACGTGACTCCGGTTTAG